From one Bacteroidota bacterium genomic stretch:
- a CDS encoding GtrA family protein, with protein sequence MQALKPLLKSKIIRYLISAGLATWVDVVVYFVSFNYLYKKEDIDIFGFYTVSAPTASLILSYTIGLLTNFTLTKFLVFKESELETHKQLFRYVMVAILVLILNYFLMSFLIRQLEWYPTLARAVSAVSIGVLSFVVHKSFSFR encoded by the coding sequence ATGCAAGCATTGAAGCCACTCTTGAAATCGAAAATAATTCGCTATTTAATTTCTGCCGGATTAGCCACCTGGGTGGATGTGGTGGTGTACTTCGTTTCTTTTAATTATTTGTATAAAAAAGAGGACATCGATATCTTTGGCTTCTATACCGTTTCTGCACCTACCGCTTCACTGATCCTGAGTTATACCATCGGACTCCTGACCAATTTTACCCTCACAAAATTCCTGGTCTTTAAAGAATCAGAATTGGAAACCCATAAGCAACTGTTCCGTTATGTGATGGTTGCCATCCTGGTCCTCATCCTGAATTATTTCTTAATGAGTTTCCTCATCCGTCAATTGGAATGGTATCCTACATTGGCCCGGGCCGTGTCAGCGGTGAGCATCGGCGTTTTGAGTTTTGTGGTACACAAATCGTTTTCATTTAGGTAG
- a CDS encoding MerR family transcriptional regulator gives MAPIIDFDKEPERLYYPIGDVAELFHVNASLIRFWEKEFDILKPKKNKKGNRLLTAEDVANLRVIFHLVKEKGYTLEGAKKMLEQKGDTLARDVEIKETLLRTRKFLEELKAQL, from the coding sequence ATGGCACCAATAATAGATTTCGATAAAGAGCCCGAGCGCCTGTACTATCCTATCGGAGATGTGGCGGAGCTATTCCATGTCAATGCCTCGCTGATTAGATTCTGGGAGAAGGAATTTGATATTTTAAAGCCCAAGAAAAATAAAAAAGGAAATCGTTTACTTACTGCAGAAGATGTTGCCAATCTGCGTGTCATTTTTCATCTGGTAAAAGAGAAGGGCTATACCTTAGAAGGAGCGAAAAAGATGCTCGAGCAAAAAGGAGACACCCTGGCGAGAGATGTAGAGATCAAGGAAACTTTACTTCGCACCAGGAAATTTTTAGAGGAATTGAAGGCTCAGTTGTGA
- a CDS encoding Bro-N domain-containing protein — MSKKNQLNKIAIFEGKEVRKVSVDDEWYFVVEDVIKALTDSVDPKQYISKLRQRDEELSKGWVQLVHPLPIMTAGGKQNINCANTEGVFRIIQSIPSKKAEPFKRWLARVGKERLDEIEQPSKAIERAKGYYLAKGYSAEWIQTRTASVDTRHTFTDRLKESGINESYQYAILTDELYKSAFGLNSSEYKSHKGLKKGDSLRDNMTPLELAATIFSEATSTEIITNTGAKNFVETKSAIHIAGSITKEAIEKIEKQTGKKVVTHENAQELDTPEIRKELAQNKTTNSESVLNNFDQNLVEILNTPPTKDDEN, encoded by the coding sequence ATGAGTAAGAAAAATCAACTTAATAAAATTGCTATTTTCGAAGGAAAAGAAGTCAGAAAGGTTAGTGTTGACGATGAATGGTACTTTGTTGTTGAAGATGTAATTAAAGCTCTCACTGATTCTGTTGATCCTAAGCAGTATATAAGTAAACTGAGGCAGAGAGATGAAGAACTTTCCAAAGGGTGGGTACAACTTGTACACCCCCTTCCTATTATGACTGCCGGCGGCAAGCAAAACATCAATTGTGCTAATACTGAGGGGGTTTTCAGAATTATACAGTCTATTCCCTCTAAAAAAGCAGAGCCATTTAAAAGGTGGCTGGCAAGGGTTGGTAAAGAAAGGCTTGATGAAATTGAGCAACCATCAAAAGCCATTGAAAGGGCGAAAGGCTATTATCTTGCCAAAGGGTACAGTGCAGAATGGATACAAACACGAACAGCTTCAGTTGATACAAGGCATACTTTTACAGATAGGTTAAAAGAGAGTGGGATAAATGAAAGCTATCAATATGCAATCTTGACCGATGAATTATATAAATCCGCCTTTGGCTTAAATTCATCGGAATACAAATCTCATAAAGGTTTAAAAAAGGGAGACAGTTTACGCGATAATATGACCCCACTCGAATTGGCAGCCACCATTTTCAGTGAAGCAACATCCACCGAAATAATAACTAATACCGGAGCAAAGAATTTTGTTGAAACAAAAAGTGCAATACATATTGCCGGAAGTATCACAAAAGAAGCAATCGAAAAGATAGAAAAGCAAACCGGGAAAAAAGTAGTAACACATGAAAACGCACAAGAATTAGATACTCCAGAAATAAGAAAAGAATTAGCTCAAAATAAAACGACAAATTCAGAAAGTGTATTAAACAATTTCGACCAAAATCTTGTAGAAATATTAAATACACCGCCTACGAAGGATGATGAGAATTGA
- a CDS encoding M23 family metallopeptidase — translation MPKTKYYFNTDSLKFERVKITFKKRFLRVMGWLSTAAVFGTIVLLLAYSFLDSPKEKQLKRELSAVTLQYELLQQRMDLAYAVLDDLQKRDDQVYRVIFEAEAIPEEVRQAGFGGVNRYRDLDNYDNSELMTNTSRSMDKLYRRLYIQSKSYDEVFELVKKKAELLASIPAIQPVTKSGIARLASGFGYRIHPIYKTHMMHEGIDFTSPIGTEIYSTGNGIVAKVEYNGRGYGNHIIINHGYGYSTLYGHMSKFAVRPGQKIKRGDIIGYVGNTGSSTGPHVHYEVIKNGKKINPINFFFNDLTAEEYEKIREQASQSNQSFD, via the coding sequence ATGCCCAAGACGAAGTATTATTTCAACACGGATTCGCTGAAATTCGAGCGTGTTAAAATCACTTTCAAAAAGAGATTTTTGAGGGTAATGGGCTGGCTTTCAACTGCTGCAGTATTCGGAACGATTGTACTTCTGCTGGCCTACTCCTTTTTAGATTCACCGAAAGAAAAGCAGTTGAAGCGGGAATTGAGCGCGGTCACCCTGCAATACGAGCTTCTCCAGCAGCGAATGGATCTGGCATATGCGGTGCTGGACGACCTTCAGAAGCGGGATGATCAGGTCTATCGGGTCATTTTTGAAGCAGAGGCGATTCCGGAAGAAGTGCGACAGGCGGGATTTGGCGGAGTGAACCGATACCGCGATCTCGACAACTATGATAACTCGGAATTGATGACGAACACTTCCCGATCCATGGATAAGTTGTACCGGAGATTGTATATTCAGAGTAAATCTTACGACGAAGTATTTGAACTGGTAAAAAAGAAAGCGGAATTACTGGCGTCCATTCCCGCCATTCAACCTGTGACCAAGAGCGGCATTGCCCGACTGGCTTCCGGTTTCGGCTATCGGATTCATCCCATCTACAAAACCCATATGATGCATGAGGGAATTGATTTCACTTCCCCTATCGGAACAGAAATTTATTCGACAGGGAATGGCATTGTGGCGAAAGTGGAATATAACGGCAGAGGCTATGGGAATCATATCATCATCAATCATGGTTATGGGTATTCCACCTTGTATGGACATATGAGCAAGTTCGCGGTGAGGCCGGGACAAAAAATAAAGCGAGGAGATATCATAGGCTATGTAGGGAATACCGGATCTTCTACCGGTCCGCATGTGCATTATGAAGTCATCAAGAACGGCAAGAAAATCAACCCGATCAATTTCTTCTTCAACGATCTCACGGCGGAAGAATACGAAAAGATACGAGAGCAGGCTTCACAATCCAATCAGTCGTTTGACTAA
- the alaS gene encoding alanine--tRNA ligase, with the protein MSTQTSAQIRQSFLDFFQSEGHTIVASAPIVVKNDPTLMFTNAGMNQFKDIFLGNQPAFAKRVANTQKCLRVSGKHNDLEEVGVDTYHHTMFEMLGNWSFGDYFKEEAIEWAWELLTKVYGLPKDRLYVTVFEGDEKEKLAFDQEAFDFWKKWIAEDRILRGNKKDNFWEMGETGPCGPCSEIHIDLRSEEERKKLDGKQLVNESHPQVIEIWNNVFMEFNRKADGSLEPLPAKHVDTGMGFERLCMAMQGKVSNYDTDVFTPTIHFMEKVSGIAYGKSEKTDIAMRVIADHIRAISFTIADGQLPSNNKAGYVIRRILRRAVRYCFTFLGIKEPFLYKLLPLIAEQFKTVFPELKAQEDFVTRVIHEEEASFLRTLDTGIRKFEAYTGNPIAGDFAFELYDTYGFPIDLTQLMARESNKSVDMEGFNACMAEQKNRSRQATAMSTDDWTTVREEDAVEFVGYELLECPSEILRYRKIKKGNKEQYQLVLNRTPFYAESGGQVGDTGVLEYNGAKIRITDTQKENNLIVHFCDQLPADVNAVFTARVDFARRSLITRNHSATHLMHAALRKVLGTHVAQKGSLVNDEYTRFDFSHFAKVTDEEVHQIEVLVNEKIRENIALNEQRNVPIKQAQESGAMALFGEKYGEFVRMITFDRNFSVELCGGTHVKATGEIGYFKIVGESSVAAGVRRMEAITADVAEAWLNEQLSALDQVKELVKNPKDVVKGVEALLEENESLRKQLDILQLEKSRQVKAELLKKIVENGGVNMIVEQVDLNADAIKNISFELKQQVDHLFCVLGSNVDGKPHLSVIISDSVVADKSLNATQIIRTLAKEIQGGGGGQPFYATAGGKNPEGLTKALEGAKNIFSS; encoded by the coding sequence ATGAGTACCCAGACTTCAGCTCAAATACGTCAGTCCTTCCTCGATTTCTTCCAATCCGAAGGCCATACGATCGTTGCTTCAGCTCCGATTGTTGTTAAAAATGATCCTACCCTCATGTTTACCAATGCGGGAATGAATCAGTTTAAAGATATCTTCCTCGGGAACCAACCTGCGTTTGCAAAGCGTGTTGCAAATACCCAAAAATGTCTGCGCGTGAGCGGTAAACACAATGACCTCGAAGAAGTGGGCGTGGATACCTATCACCATACCATGTTCGAGATGCTGGGCAACTGGTCTTTTGGGGATTATTTTAAAGAGGAAGCGATTGAATGGGCCTGGGAACTGTTGACAAAGGTGTATGGGCTTCCCAAGGACAGACTCTACGTGACCGTTTTTGAAGGAGATGAGAAGGAGAAGCTGGCGTTTGATCAGGAAGCTTTTGATTTTTGGAAGAAGTGGATTGCAGAAGACAGAATCTTGCGTGGCAATAAGAAGGATAATTTCTGGGAGATGGGGGAGACCGGTCCCTGTGGCCCATGTTCAGAAATTCATATTGATTTGCGCAGCGAAGAGGAGAGGAAGAAGCTGGATGGTAAACAACTCGTAAATGAAAGTCATCCGCAGGTGATTGAAATCTGGAACAACGTTTTCATGGAGTTTAATCGCAAAGCGGATGGAAGCCTAGAGCCATTGCCTGCAAAACATGTGGACACCGGAATGGGCTTTGAACGTTTATGCATGGCCATGCAGGGAAAAGTTTCAAATTATGATACGGATGTGTTTACGCCAACCATTCATTTTATGGAGAAGGTGTCGGGCATTGCTTATGGGAAGTCGGAGAAGACGGATATCGCCATGCGTGTGATTGCAGATCATATTCGCGCCATTTCTTTTACCATTGCCGACGGACAATTGCCCTCGAACAATAAGGCCGGCTATGTGATTCGGCGAATTTTGCGCAGAGCAGTGCGTTATTGCTTTACCTTCCTCGGGATCAAGGAACCCTTTCTGTATAAATTACTGCCCTTGATTGCCGAACAATTTAAAACTGTCTTTCCGGAGTTAAAAGCACAGGAAGATTTTGTGACTCGTGTTATTCATGAAGAAGAAGCTTCCTTTCTTCGGACACTCGATACCGGTATAAGAAAGTTCGAGGCCTATACCGGAAATCCGATCGCGGGCGACTTCGCTTTCGAACTCTACGATACTTACGGATTCCCGATTGATCTCACGCAGTTGATGGCGCGGGAGAGCAATAAGTCGGTGGACATGGAGGGCTTCAACGCCTGCATGGCTGAGCAAAAGAACCGTTCGCGTCAGGCCACTGCCATGAGTACCGACGACTGGACCACGGTCCGTGAGGAAGATGCGGTGGAGTTTGTGGGATATGAATTGCTGGAATGTCCTTCGGAGATTTTGCGCTACCGGAAAATTAAAAAGGGAAATAAAGAACAATATCAACTGGTGTTGAACCGTACTCCCTTTTATGCAGAGAGTGGCGGACAAGTTGGAGATACCGGTGTGTTGGAATACAATGGAGCGAAAATCCGTATTACCGATACGCAAAAGGAAAATAATCTCATCGTGCATTTTTGTGATCAGCTTCCTGCAGATGTGAATGCGGTATTTACAGCGCGTGTAGATTTTGCACGACGCTCTCTAATCACCCGCAACCATAGCGCGACCCATCTTATGCATGCGGCCCTCCGAAAGGTGCTGGGAACTCATGTGGCACAGAAGGGATCGCTGGTCAATGATGAATATACCCGCTTCGACTTCTCCCATTTTGCTAAAGTGACCGATGAAGAAGTGCATCAGATAGAAGTGCTGGTCAATGAAAAGATTCGCGAAAATATTGCACTCAATGAGCAGCGCAATGTCCCTATTAAACAGGCGCAGGAGAGTGGTGCGATGGCTTTGTTCGGAGAGAAATACGGAGAGTTTGTGCGAATGATCACCTTCGATAGAAATTTTTCAGTGGAGCTTTGCGGCGGTACCCATGTGAAAGCGACAGGGGAAATCGGTTATTTTAAAATTGTTGGTGAGAGTTCTGTCGCTGCCGGAGTTCGACGTATGGAAGCCATCACCGCTGATGTCGCCGAAGCCTGGTTGAATGAACAGCTTTCCGCCTTAGATCAGGTTAAGGAACTGGTAAAAAATCCGAAAGATGTGGTGAAAGGTGTAGAGGCCCTTCTCGAAGAAAATGAATCCTTGCGCAAGCAGCTGGACATTTTACAACTCGAGAAATCCCGTCAGGTAAAAGCAGAACTACTGAAGAAAATCGTTGAAAACGGCGGTGTAAATATGATCGTTGAACAAGTCGACCTGAATGCCGATGCCATCAAAAATATTTCCTTCGAATTAAAACAGCAGGTGGATCATCTCTTTTGTGTCCTGGGTTCTAACGTAGATGGCAAGCCGCACTTATCCGTCATCATCTCCGACTCAGTCGTCGCCGACAAATCCCTCAACGCCACTCAAATCATCCGCACCCTCGCCAAAGAAATCCAGGGAGGGGGAGGCGGACAACCCTTCTATGCCACCGCCGGAGGCAAAAATCCCGAAGGGCTCACAAAAGCACTCGAAGGCGCGAAAAATATTTTTTCTTCGTAA
- a CDS encoding MFS transporter encodes MSKKHPSGLPFLFLSEMWERFGYYLMIGIFTLYLKDVKEGFAMTEAEASDLYGTFIALVFLTPFLGGLIADRYWGYTKAIVIGGIMMGLGYCLMGIHNLSALYAGMTLVIFGNGFFKPNISTLLGNIYSTDEYRHRKDEGYNIFYMGINIGAFICNFFGAALQIMLGWGWAFMAAGVGMFIGLFVFLSGRKHYVGYDQKKGVHKDDMPMSKIGAVVLLPVFVFGIIGWLIPDNIFGSDSTDAFILSCLPVLYFYGNLYFTAKKEEKGPIGAMLAIFAVVILFWAVFKQNGSALNTWADRYTDRSLSGTTAEVFGVLKQSKEITYAKDTVPVYDEYFRLQKVDGIVKEEVNYPVYFRNENESKLPEEGESINVWATNLSQSINPGWVILLTPLVVAFFTWLRGKKKEPSTPAKIAYGLFISALSALVMVAAAKAGSNGAEKVSVWWLIGCYGVITIGELFLSPMGLSLVSKLSPPRITALMMGGWFLSTSIGNKLSGVLASLWDKYEMKTDFFLFNCFLLLVATAIAFSMLKWLNRIFKANT; translated from the coding sequence ATGTCCAAAAAACATCCTTCCGGATTACCCTTCCTCTTCCTGTCTGAAATGTGGGAACGCTTCGGCTATTACCTCATGATTGGCATCTTTACCCTCTATCTCAAAGATGTAAAAGAAGGCTTCGCCATGACTGAGGCAGAGGCCTCCGATCTCTACGGGACCTTTATCGCCCTGGTATTTTTAACCCCCTTCCTGGGCGGACTCATCGCCGACCGGTATTGGGGCTATACAAAAGCCATCGTTATTGGAGGAATCATGATGGGATTGGGATACTGCCTGATGGGTATTCATAATCTTTCCGCGCTCTATGCCGGGATGACCCTCGTGATTTTCGGGAATGGGTTCTTTAAACCAAATATCAGCACCTTATTGGGAAATATTTATTCCACCGACGAGTACCGTCACAGGAAAGATGAAGGATATAACATTTTTTACATGGGGATAAATATTGGTGCATTCATCTGTAATTTCTTTGGTGCGGCTTTACAAATTATGCTGGGCTGGGGCTGGGCCTTTATGGCTGCAGGAGTGGGGATGTTTATCGGCCTTTTTGTGTTCCTGTCGGGAAGAAAACACTATGTTGGATATGATCAGAAAAAAGGAGTACATAAAGACGATATGCCGATGTCAAAAATCGGAGCAGTCGTTTTACTCCCGGTCTTCGTTTTTGGTATTATCGGATGGTTGATACCGGATAATATTTTTGGCAGCGACAGTACCGATGCATTTATCCTGAGTTGCCTTCCCGTGCTTTATTTTTATGGAAATCTTTATTTCACTGCCAAGAAGGAAGAGAAAGGTCCCATCGGTGCGATGCTTGCCATTTTTGCAGTGGTGATTCTCTTTTGGGCGGTATTCAAGCAAAACGGATCAGCGCTGAATACCTGGGCCGACCGGTATACGGATCGCAGTCTGAGTGGAACTACAGCAGAGGTATTTGGTGTGCTGAAGCAATCCAAGGAAATTACTTACGCGAAAGATACAGTGCCGGTCTACGATGAATATTTCCGTTTACAAAAAGTAGATGGAATAGTAAAAGAAGAAGTAAATTATCCGGTCTATTTCCGAAATGAAAATGAATCGAAGCTACCGGAAGAAGGAGAAAGTATCAATGTTTGGGCGACCAACCTCAGTCAATCGATCAACCCCGGCTGGGTGATATTACTCACACCGCTCGTGGTAGCCTTCTTTACCTGGCTGCGCGGGAAGAAAAAGGAGCCTTCCACTCCGGCAAAAATTGCCTACGGATTATTCATCTCCGCGCTCTCGGCATTGGTGATGGTCGCCGCCGCGAAAGCAGGAAGTAACGGAGCAGAGAAAGTGAGTGTATGGTGGCTGATTGGCTGTTACGGGGTGATCACCATTGGAGAATTGTTTTTAAGTCCGATGGGATTGAGTCTGGTCTCGAAACTGAGTCCTCCGCGGATCACAGCACTCATGATGGGTGGCTGGTTCCTGAGCACCTCCATCGGAAACAAGCTCAGCGGTGTACTGGCCAGCTTATGGGATAAATACGAAATGAAAACCGACTTCTTCCTCTTCAACTGTTTCCTCTTACTCGTCGCCACCGCCATTGCCTTCTCCATGCTGAAATGGTTGAATCGGATATTTAAAGCGAATACTTAA
- a CDS encoding T9SS type A sorting domain-containing protein: MKNLCLTFALFIALFSFSNAQEIEWQNTIGGNDQDRLYSIHQTTDGGYILGGSSKSNISGDKTENCIGNLDYWIVKVDYQGVIQWQNTIGGNSVDDLYSIQQTTDGGYILGGRSGSSISGDKTENHIGGGGDYWIVKVDSQGAIQWQNSIGGSGPEFLNSIQQTADGGYILGGYSSSNISGDKTENCFGSNDLWIIKVDSQGAIQWQNTIGGSDNDRLNSILQSTDGGYMLGGYSNSNISGDKSENCVGLNDYWIVKLNSLGVIEWQNTIGGSDDDNLYSIQQTTDGGYVLGGSSRSNISGDKTENCNGGIDNWIVKVDSLGGIQWQNTIGGSFDDELWSIQLTSDGGCIFGGWSLSNISGDKTENCYGNWDYWIVKVDSLGDIQRQNTIGGNGWDFLFSIQQTTDGGYILGGYSASNISGDKKENYIGGSDYWIVKLTDKYNLLTGKLFADLISNGLQDIGEPPLAAHKITEQNTGRFVFSDQNGNYSVLVLDSGNFTVSPQSINWYNPSPISHTATFTTIHQTDSLNDFAYQPQGTFEDVCITITPLGNFRSGFNASYMISYGNYGNTTVSPTVYFYPYNNVTFQSATVTPSQITPDSVIWSLPALTPFQTGSIIVTVNVNPGLPIGTLINSSAHIEPYATDDNPSCNNSNLEVYTTGSLDPNDILVNEDTLTSTQLSNAPWLEYIIRFQNTGNDTAFAVKILNPIDTNKLNLSTFEFTNASHPVNLNWINYQRNMEFKFENILLPDSNTNEPLSHGFVRYRIQPKTNLTAGDSITNFAAIYFDFNEPVITNTAKTIIILPTGIAAASPAQGKLHVFPNPAENTINISGIQLENGKAQLRLMDIYGKLILEKTVTTTTPTLETNQLSNGVYLIQSGGMRATFVKQ, encoded by the coding sequence ATGAAAAACCTGTGCCTGACTTTCGCTCTGTTTATTGCTTTGTTTTCTTTCAGCAATGCCCAAGAAATTGAATGGCAGAATACGATTGGAGGGAATGATCAGGATAGATTGTACTCTATCCATCAAACCACCGACGGAGGCTATATCTTAGGTGGGTCGTCCAAGTCAAATATTTCCGGTGATAAGACAGAAAACTGTATTGGAAATCTTGATTACTGGATTGTCAAGGTGGACTACCAGGGAGTGATCCAATGGCAAAACACGATTGGGGGGAATTCTGTTGATGATTTGTACTCCATCCAACAAACCACCGACGGAGGCTATATTTTGGGTGGTCGGTCTGGTTCAAGTATATCCGGTGATAAGACTGAAAATCACATTGGAGGAGGTGGTGACTACTGGATAGTCAAGGTGGATTCCCAAGGAGCTATACAATGGCAGAATTCGATTGGAGGGAGTGGTCCAGAATTTTTGAATTCAATTCAGCAAACCGCGGATGGAGGCTATATTTTAGGTGGGTATTCAAGCTCCAACATTTCCGGTGATAAGACGGAAAATTGTTTTGGTAGTAATGATCTTTGGATAATCAAGGTGGATTCTCAGGGAGCTATTCAATGGCAGAATACGATAGGGGGGAGCGATAATGACAGACTGAATTCAATCCTACAATCAACTGATGGGGGCTATATGTTAGGTGGGTATTCAAACTCCAATATTTCCGGTGATAAGTCGGAAAATTGTGTTGGACTAAATGATTACTGGATCGTCAAGTTAAATTCACTGGGCGTAATTGAATGGCAGAATACGATTGGAGGTAGTGATGATGATAATTTATATTCAATTCAACAAACTACCGACGGTGGCTATGTTTTGGGTGGAAGTTCCAGATCAAATATTTCTGGTGATAAAACGGAAAATTGTAATGGTGGTATTGATAACTGGATTGTCAAGGTCGATTCTCTGGGAGGTATCCAATGGCAAAATACGATTGGTGGGAGTTTCGATGATGAATTATGGTCGATTCAACTTACGTCCGACGGTGGCTGTATTTTCGGTGGCTGGTCTTTGTCAAATATCTCCGGTGATAAGACGGAAAATTGCTATGGTAATTGGGATTACTGGATTGTCAAGGTTGATTCTTTGGGAGACATCCAACGGCAGAATACAATTGGTGGGAATGGCTGGGATTTCTTGTTCTCCATTCAGCAAACCACCGACGGAGGCTATATTTTGGGTGGATATTCAGCCTCAAATATTTCTGGGGATAAGAAGGAAAATTACATAGGAGGATCTGACTACTGGATCGTCAAACTCACCGATAAATACAATCTGCTAACAGGAAAACTATTCGCAGACCTCATCAGCAACGGCCTTCAGGATATCGGCGAACCACCACTTGCCGCTCATAAGATTACCGAACAAAATACCGGACGTTTTGTATTCAGTGATCAAAACGGAAACTATTCAGTTCTTGTTCTTGATTCTGGAAATTTCACCGTGTCTCCCCAATCAATAAACTGGTATAACCCTTCTCCAATATCTCATACAGCCACTTTCACCACCATCCACCAAACCGACTCCCTCAACGATTTCGCCTACCAACCGCAAGGAACATTCGAAGATGTTTGTATTACCATTACTCCTCTCGGAAATTTCCGCAGCGGCTTCAATGCAAGTTATATGATCAGTTATGGAAACTATGGTAACACTACAGTTTCACCCACCGTGTACTTTTATCCCTACAACAACGTCACCTTTCAATCCGCAACAGTTACACCGAGTCAAATCACACCAGATTCGGTGATTTGGAGTCTCCCGGCATTAACACCCTTCCAAACAGGCAGCATCATCGTCACCGTAAATGTCAACCCCGGACTCCCCATCGGCACACTCATCAACAGCAGCGCACACATCGAACCCTATGCCACCGATGATAATCCGAGCTGCAACAACAGCAATTTGGAAGTGTACACTACAGGCTCCCTTGATCCGAATGATATCCTCGTGAATGAAGACACCCTCACCTCCACCCAACTCAGCAACGCCCCCTGGTTAGAGTACATCATCCGCTTTCAAAACACGGGTAACGATACAGCCTTCGCGGTTAAAATTCTAAATCCGATTGATACCAACAAACTCAATCTCTCCACTTTTGAATTCACCAACGCATCGCATCCCGTCAACCTCAACTGGATCAACTACCAGCGCAACATGGAGTTCAAATTTGAAAATATTCTACTTCCCGATAGCAACACCAACGAACCCCTCTCGCATGGATTCGTTCGCTATCGCATCCAACCCAAAACAAATCTCACCGCCGGCGATTCCATCACCAACTTCGCCGCCATCTACTTCGACTTCAACGAACCCGTCATCACCAACACGGCGAAAACAATTATTATTCTCCCCACCGGAATTGCAGCTGCATCTCCAGCACAAGGAAAATTGCATGTCTTCCCCAATCCCGCAGAGAATACAATCAACATCTCCGGAATTCAATTAGAGAATGGAAAGGCGCAGTTGAGGTTGATGGATATTTATGGAAAGTTAATTCTTGAGAAAACGGTCACAACTACAACTCCAACACTGGAAACAAACCAGCTCTCTAATGGGGTCTATCTGATACAATCAGGGGGGATGAGGGCGACGTTTGTGAAGCAGTAA